A stretch of the Malassezia restricta mitochondrion, complete genome genome encodes the following:
- the nad4L gene encoding NADH dehydrogenase subunit 4L, whose product MNLSLILFTIGILGFVLNRKNILLMMISIEILLLAVTILVLASSMNFDDILGQTYGIYIILLAAAESAIGLGILVAYYRLRGSISLANDQNSNTTALSYGSLEFSHRN is encoded by the coding sequence ATGAATCTTAGTCTTATTCTATTTACTATTGGTATCCTAGGATTTGTACTGAATCGTAAAAACATTCTTCTTATGATGATTTCTATTGAAATTCTACTACTGGCAGTTACTATTCTGGTACTTGCATCTTCTATGAATTTCGATGATATTCTAGGACAAACTTATGGTATTTATATTATTCTTCTTGCTGCTGCTGAGTCTGCTATTGGTCTTGGTATTCTTGTTGCTTACTACCGACTACGAGGATCTATTTCTCTTGCTAATGATCAAAATTCTAACACTACAGCTTTATCCTATGGTAGTTTAGAATTTTCACATAGAAACTAA